The stretch of DNA tattaaaaatcaacgtattagtaaaaatacgtcatatacaaaaattgatttggtaatttcataattacatgtgccgaaatattttaccaatttataaatcacaacagtttgtatttataataattcattcaaatttaattgttacactaaacaattatttcatccgagtaatgatacaattcaattactcagaccgtatctcatttaatcacatttcaatttgatacgtaaattatacttccaaaatcgttcgtcaattttcaagtaatttaattaactcgtaacgttatacgattaattaaataatcaattaagagtattgccctttaggtatgacctagggggtcaactgatcaccaccgtcacacgacaatgaatgtcaaactctagtcaccaatcattaccgatatatgttgaccagttgacagtaacaatattacttcccaattgtattctatataatgagacttaaacatgtgatcatcatgatcaacagtcgtgatcgcattattgtcggaggacacatattccaacaccttgCCCTAGTTTGGCAAGTTCTAATTACATCTTGTGTGTTAAATTTTGATTTCCTTAGCTCAGGtagttgccgtgtcagcctgctagctgatttaggcgagtcatgTCATCCTGAGGAGGCTGActcagactcagctagctgccgtgtcagtctgctGACTAATTTAGGCATGTGCCGCATTATagggaggagtggccgtgtcaacctcagaggctgatttagaccagtcatgtcagcctgaaaaggctgatttagactcagctagctgccgtgtcagtcagatgactgatttaggcgtatgccgcagttttgactacttaaccttgttcatgacgcaaggtgtgttcatcatgttttagagCTAACatgggcgtaatttaggcaagtttatcgtcattctaggaccaatgggacgcggCAGGATTTTGGTAGCTTagagatccctacgttccatttatgtgtgcatgtatgttggggccctgattaattgcgattagtgtgAGCTACgcccagggggtggtatcaggggtagctgggtaagcgtttCAGCTGTCAAACAGGCTCcttttcgtatgttccacagtccgcctggtgagggtgctcctggtggagaaagtaggttaggcatgttggagtgtcatGTACCTTGTCAcgccgcgttggcagttgactgtcctgctagatacactttcaacgtaccatagataTTAGGATTCAGAGTGACgcacttagagaagcctgaaaacagAAAAGTCCATCAGGGTGATGCGAAGTACCTGACTCCATCTCAtgggggtaccagagcaattgtggtcccaggaagtTGTCATATCACACCACTCTAATAACTATTTGAAAATTGAAAGAAACAAAGGTATCAGAAAAGGACAaaaaattggtagtatgcctactaccggaatttttttattttaaaataatttggcttttcatagtacattacTCTGTaggctaaaatctacttattattaaaagtaatatctcttcaggtgaagtatgttccataggcgttgtatgatttgaccgcccatagtcatcagtctgtatgcaccgtggccaacaactccttctacttggtatggtccttcccatttgtaggcgaattttcctgcctttcgatttttagtgttctgaaacacttcacggagaaccaggtctcctacctctagGAGTCTGACTTTCACATCCTTATTGTAACTCCTGGTTACTGACTACTTATAGGCAGCTAGACGTATCTTTGCACTTGCTCGTAGCTCGTCTACTATGTCCAGGCTCCtgaccatctctgcattgttcagcTCCCCtatcatacatccatacctgtgggtaggaactagaacttctgatggaatggcTGCTTCCGCACCAAACACCTGGttgaagggtgtttggcctgttgctatctttggcgtcgttctgtctgaccataacactagtggaaattcatctgcccactttcctcctaactcctgtaacctccttctcagattatccatgataattttgttgctagactcagcttgcccattagactttggagtcctgggagCTGACTTTTTCAAGGTGATGTTccatctggcacagtatccctcagcatcgttggagatgaattgtgagccattgtcacatatgatctcTGATGGGATGCCAAACCTGCAGATAATATTGCGTTTTATGAaagagatgacctgtttgtcttttaattctgtgaatgcttctgcttctatccacttggagaagtaatatgTCATCGCCAGCATCCATATTCTGTTCCCTATGGCTCTAGGTTTGTGGtcccagagcaattgtggtctgAGAGCAATTgtttgacagactcctgccccctacatggtttccacattcaccactaTGGAGAccatgtaacacagtctgtgccTCCTGTTTGTCTAGGCATCGTAAGTAGGGACCTGCCACTGATTTCCTGAAGAGTATATCATCAATTAGTATAAACCTGGAGGCTTTCATTTTAAAGCCTCTTACTTCCTTCTTATCGTCTGACACCTTGTTATAACGCAGCCATTCTAGGTAGGGCGTCCGCCAGTCCCGGTCATCTGCCTGTGTAGCTGGTTGATCAGGTGGTTGGTCAGTTGGCTGTGAGTCTTCCCCGGCTTCCGTAGCTGTCTGAACTCCCAATTCATCTTGTCGATCCTCTAATTCTCCTCCGTCTATTTCGtctgccttctggatagaaggctcCAGCATGTGGGCGATGGGAATGCTGGATAGTTCtattggtttgaatgttgccccgaGAGTTGCTAAGGTATCTACTTCTACATTTTGATCTCTGGGAATCTGCTTGAGCTTGCAAGTTTTGAATTTatgttttaactcctttgctacctttaaatatgtgatcatttTTGAGTCTCTGGCTATGAACTCGTCGTTCACATGGTTGACTATCAGCAAGGAGTCACTAGATATGTGCAAGTTCCTGACTACCAACTCCAGAGCCAGCTGCATTCCCAGTATCaaagcctcgtattctgtttcgtTATTAGTTGCCTTGAATTTACACCTTACTTCCTGTGCTACCAGATCTCCTTGTGGTGACCGCAGGATtaaccctacacctgcccccctttggttggaggctctgTCGATGTGCATCTGTCAGACCTCTGCCTCCTTGTTTCCCTCTAAGGTCAGGATCTGAAATCCGAGACAAAGTCTGccagtgcttgcgatttgattgctgttctaggGTCATATTGGATATCATACCCActaaggtgtacagaccattttgacattctacCTGATAGCTCAGGTTTTCTCATGACAGATTTCAGCGGGTAGTTGGTaacaacatgtatggtgtgggactcaaaataaggGCGCAGCTTATAAGATGCTACTACCAGAGCTAGTACTAATTTttcgagagatgtgtacctggtctctgctggcagTAGAGACTTTCTTACATAATAGACTGGCCTTTGTTCCTTCTCCTATTCTCTGACTAGGACGGCACTTACTGCTACCTCTGTGACGGCTAGGTAGAGGAACATCGGTTCTCCTGGTTCTGGCTTTGACAGTAGTGGCGATTTGCTGAGATAGTGTTGCAGCTACCTAAATGCTTGCTCGTGGTCTGCAGTCCATTCGAACTTTTGGCTCTTTCTTAGTATGTCGTAGAATAGCCTGCACTTGTCTGAGGACcttgagatgaacctgcttaAAGCTTCTACCTTGCCAGCTAGTCTCTGAACGTCCTTTGGTTTTTCAGGTGACTCCAATTGCAATACCGCCTTGATCTGCACGATGCTGCCTTCTATCCCCCTCTGAgttacaatgtagcctaagaatttACCAGAGGACACTccaaaggtgcatttagatggatttagctttaTCTTGTACtctctgagggtgctgaatgtctCTATCAGGTGCCGCATGTGATCTGTAGCTTTCTCTGATTTCACTACCAtatcatcaatatatacctccatagttcttcttatctactctttgaacatgcggttgacCACTCTTTGATATGTGAaacctgcattctttaggccgaatggtaTGACGTTGTAACAATATATCCCTCTTTTAGACATGAACGCTGTCttttcttgatctgcaggatccattttGATTTGTTTGTAGCCACTCCATGCATCTAGGAATGGCAGCATTTCATGTCTTATtgttgcatccaccattgcatcgatatgaggtagcgggaagggatctttagggcatgccttgTTGAGATCAGTGAAATCCAcgatactctccactttccattctttttaggcaccactACCACGTTGGATAACCACTCTGGATATTTCACCTctcttatcttctttgctgcCAGAAGGCTATCTACCTCTTGATTAATCACTTTATTTCTTTCTGCTGTAAACTTTCTTcgcctctgctggatgggtttgcaTTTTGGGTCTACGCTGAgtttatgcgttatgatggatggatctattcctatcatgtcttcatgtgaccatgcaaagcaatctATGTTAGCCTGTAGAAATTCGATTAATTGTTGTCTCAGGTTTCATGTGCATCCAGCTCAAATTAGCACGATCctctctgggtgcagcttgtccaggttgatctaATCTAGCTCCTCGGCTGAGGGCTCAATATtttcgtcctggataggctgcttctgtaattgctatgcgggggggCTCGCGGTGCACTTTAGTGCTTTCTTGTAGcaacctctagcttcctcctgatctcctcgtattgtctctactccccatggcgtggggaattttatgcattgaTGATATGTTAAGGGGACTGCTTTCATTTGGTGCAGCCacggtcttcccaagatgacattGTAGGTAGAGGGTCCATCTATGACTAGGTACCTGATCTGCTTGTTGacccctcccacataggttgggatgactatctcgcccagTGAGTTGGCTATCTCTCCATTGAATCCTACTGGTGGGATGGTTTTCTTTTGTAGatccttctcgctgaaccccATATTTTCTATAGTTTTTAACATGATCAGATTgaccgagctgcctgtatctaccaGGACCTTTCTGACTGTACAGTTAGCCATTGACAGGGTGATAATGAGTGTGTCATGATGTTCCCGTTCGTCATATATATCTCTTTCATCAAAGAATTTGCTAGcttatctcctttggtctcggtggcatgcCTTTTAGCCGTTGAGTATGTCAGCCCACttaggtctgagccgcctgttatcacgtttatgcttttggtgcatgtgggtggagtTTCAGGTTTtgtggagcctaccttatcctgctgcttgcccccacgtggtaatggGTGGCTCAGTTCACCGTGCTCATACAGGCGCTTGATATCTCTTTGTAGTGTGTAACAGTCTTCAGTGTTATGCCCAGTACCacgatggaactcacacttcttcttgctatcttttcgccatgcatgtccttctactggtggctTGGGCCACCTTACTCCATCTCCCACTCCCTGAGTGCTTTCAGGATCCCTCCGATGCCTGTAGTGAATCAATACTCTGCCAaagtagggagttgctgattttcttcgattctgttgactccccttccatatggcttATACCTTTCATCCCATTTACTGGTAGATTGCTTTTTTCCTGACTTTTCTGCTGTTGAGGTGCTGGAGACGCTTGGTGTATTAGGCAGGCTGGCTCTAGCTAGGATGTCTTCCTCTAATCTGATTGCGACAGCTGCCTTTTCCTGCACTGCTTCGAAGCTGTGACAGGGATGCATATTCAGCTGCTTGTATAGATCAGAATCATGGTGAAGGCCCCTCCTGAAAGCTTCTACTGCTGTCGAAACATCACATTCCCGTACTGCCACTTTTTCATTGTTGACTCTGgtgttgtattctccaatggtttctcctgctccctggacgattctgtatacGTCTCCCGCATGCTTTTGTGGCTTCCGGCTGCTTGCAAACTGCTAGGTAAATGCATTTACCAATTCAACATATGTCGAGATCGACCTGTTGGGCaagctcacaaaccatcgaagtgccagtcccgttaaggtggatccaaatcctttacatatgcaagcctccttgacttgctctatagatgtcactgtcatcatcttctgttTGTACTGGCTcatatggtcaaagggatctgtcGTGCCAttaaagagaggcatatttggatttgtgaatccctttggcatggctgtgacggATATGATGTCCACAAATGGCGAGTCAGCATAACTGTCAGGTGCTGCTTTCTCAAGTGAGGGTGGCAATCCTGGGACCTGGCTCAGCATCAACCTCAATTCCAAGTATTGTTGATTCGTTATGCTTCCTGAATTTGGGGTCCGCTTGTCAATTGCTTGCTGATTTAACGCGCTGCCTCCTGGTCCTAACTCTTGAAGGCTCTGATGTGTCCCGGCAACCAGGGGAGTTGGGGTCACAAGTGttccctgctgccagttcaccTGCGGATTTACTGTGGACCCTACTCTAGATGTCTAGTCAGTTGCTGTGAGATTATCAACAGAGATGCTACCTGATCGAGTTTCCACATGGCTAGATGGCTGCCAGTTGTCcggtgtgaggtatcccagccTTCGCGGagttattcttccatctgatgATACTGCAGCTAGATCCAGCCTTGTTACCAGTTCAGCTGGTATCTGTCGAGGCggattcctgctgcctgatgccccatGCGTTAGATCCACTAGTGGAGCTCTTCCTTCACTTGCCTTGCTTGTTGATGTGACTGATTGCTGCTTCAGAATGTTTATctgcgcccagagctctctgtctcttttCCTTGCTTCAGCTTCAACTTTCTTCtagtcttctctcatgttttccatggccttTTGAAGGTTCTCTATGCCAGCGAGCAAGATTTGTGTTGGACTGGGTGGTGGGGTAAGGCCTGAGCTTGTCGTATTTTTATCTGACCTGGCCTGGGCTACGGCAGCAGGAGTTTTAGGAGGCAAAGAAGTTTTTGCCGTtggtataattcttgaggtatgCCCAGGAGCCTGAGTTGTTATTGTTGATGCCGGGTTTTGAGTAGAGTCCGGCGGTAGCGACGGCTGGCTGCTCCTTGACATTGCTTCTGACACTTGCTTATCCATGGTATACTTagattatcaacgattgacgaccacaatgccccacggtgggcgccaaactgtttaggtgatTTTCACCAAGTTGGTTGTattaggtcaatgcggtcttactcatTCGTTACTTGATTGATTATTTGGTATTTgatatttaaataaggaaataaagcacgaaatataaattgacacgtaagatttggtgacgcggaaaacccgatgtgggaacaaccgcgggagggacggtaccctgccaaatattgcactagctttgaatAAGAGGATGAATACAATCGAGATATAATGCAAATTTTTCTAGCATGAGGTATTGTGTGTGAgatcttgaatgtccttctttgatggcttccttggctatttatagggtaataACCCTAGGTGTATCCTACCacgtttatggaaaggaatataacttccataataactctttccataacacgccatctccctccattctccttgatctccctgatTTCTCCCTATCTTCTCCCTGACTTCTTTCCAAAACACGGACGCTTCCTTCCAGTGGGCCTTGTTTCTCTTCACATGCTCCCTGGCCCATTTATCTTTCAGCAATCTTGCTTCCAACCGTGGGCTCCCCTTCTCTTATTCCCCATTCATAGCCTATTACTTTAATCACTTACCAAGTGGGCTCACCCAGTTAGGTCATTATGTAAATTTTGACCAAAAGAATAATATTAGCTTCCCATATTAAATAATTGATGATATTAATTGTTGAGTATCTCTGATCAGGTAACAATTCAGGCACAAAAGCCACAAGATAAGCACAATATTTTGACAAACTTGTTGCAACCAATAGATCTTCTGAATTCAAGTTACGAGGATGCCGATTAAGATGGCTAAGCTCACAAAAACTAGTAGCGATATGCCAAACAAGGATGGTATGTGTATGTGTCTCAAGATTGCAAGCCCAAGAAAGTCTGTCTCTACACCATACTTTCGGAGTGAGGATTTACCGTTTGTCAATTTTTGCCCATTTTCATGGAGAGATGATAGTAGTGCTGCTTTCAAATTTAGACAAAATGCGATTGATTTGCCTATCTTTCTACCCTTTTTGTTTATATCCCATAAGTCTAGGGGAACACCCATTCTACTCTAGACCATCGTGGTATAAGTAGGTAATGGATCATGAATACTAGTTCAAATATAAGCATCGCGTATATAACGATCTTGGTGATTAAAACGTCCAACTTGATAGGTGGGAGGTGATCCGAGATTTCTACGAAATGAGTATCATTATGGTTCTGTAAGATTAATTGTGCAATCACTAAAAATGCAACCATGATAAGGAATCTAAGGATCATCTTCCAAGTTCCTTTTAGGTATATCACAAAGTTCTTGGTATAGAAGTATTCGTAGACGAAGCTCAGCTCCTCCTCAATCACCCTAAAGGTTCTTTGACATGTAGCTGGTGATACTTCGGGTGTTAGCCCATAGCGGAAGAAATTCCATGTTTTTTCCTCAGGAAAGTCCACTTCGGTCAAGGGATGGCCAGTGTATCTCTGTAGGAGCGTCCAAAAGAGCGCGAAAGAGAGGCATGTGTCCTTAATCTGCCCTTGAGTATCCCCACCCCTTGAGTTCAACAAATCACCTTCACATGTCCAAATTTCTTGGGTGGTAATAATATTTTCCTTTACCTTTTCAAAATTTCTATGGTAGCAAGGTGGGAAACATGTAAAAGTTATGCTACATAGGTGTTTCATTCCCACTAAATATCGGTACCCGTGCATGCTCTTTGGATCAGCCGCTGGTTGTTCTTCTTCAACTTGGAGCGTTATCTGCGTCTCTCATGCCATAAACTCAAAAACTATTTCAACCTTAGAACCGACTCCTAGTAGTAAAATTTTCTTGCTCGCAAAAGCCAGAGATGATACCCTGTCAATAAGCCTGAAGAACACAAACTGGAAAAAAAGAAATAGAGGCCACCAGAGGTAAGCAGGGATTAGGGCCTTATTGTATCCTAAAATCAAGCCAAACATAAAGCAACATTTCAAGAACCCCTGCACATAGACAACCACAGCAGTTTCAGTGCCCTCAAGTTCGAAAGCGCTTATAGTGCCCTAACTTGCCATCCGGGCTAGCAGAAGGACCCCTCATACAATGAACAACCCGCTTTTTAGATTTGTCATTAGGCCaaccgtgttagaatataaacacctctaaaaataaatggaaattggaagatattaataatataattaaaacggttcttataagaatcGTGTTATATTATGCAATTGTTGAAAAGCTACTGGtttatatatgggtcgtacttggatgattgatagtgaaattggtgatcccatttataatgatggaattgaTGAAATTAACAATTTCGTTAGTGACAATTTTCATCTACACTAATCGATCTcctgcccttgtaatagatgtggtaatattagggttaTGCTTATCCCAGATGTCAAAttacacttagaaaagaatagtttcagtagagattataggcgttagatttttcatggagaattagaggatgaggatggggaatctgatgtagagATAAATATtcatacacctgaagctgctagtttagatataggggatggggGATATGATGTATATGTAAACAATTGTTCACCTACACCTGAAATTGTTATAAatgagaagtttgctgaagatgatggattcgatgattttgaagctcTCGGTGATGGGAaaataaatgctgatgatttaattgagaagttgagtcaatcagaaatgcctttatttactggtTTCCCTCCACTTTTTTGCCCCATTTTTGTTTCTCCCTCTAAAACTCTTTCTTTCCTCTTTATTAAccacaattcttttttttttcattcaccgttctttctttctttcattctttctctctcttattactcaaattatgtcaagtggtagctcttcttcttcctttattTCAACAGagacatgtaattgctcagttccaGCAGCTTTtcggacttcttggactttgcaaaatccgggaagaaagtttcttgcttccaaattctataatcccgagactaaaatgcgtgcaattacttcaagtgggttgatgaaccaatgactgagtggcagaggaaggttataaacaggttagtgaatgagaaaaagagcatggataaGTATGCATTATTATTATATCCTCAAACACTGAACTTCctctcaaccaccagcctactccatcgccgtcgcagtcatcatcgtcatcgccattgccgccgccatatcaacccggattctcctctttaaagaagtaataagcCCTCCtatctagagatttgtttgttattacaagtatgcattgttattatttgtttattaatttctgctttagataaaatcgaaaaacggaaaagaaacgatggaaatgcgtcatgcgacgactcaggtgatgagaataatttgcaacacactgcgggtcgaatgcgccacagggtttccctagaagtaataaattcaaagatacctaatccatTACAATAGGATAAAGATAcagggctgccatatggtgagaatgccgggtattttgcgagttggagtGGTTATTGTATAAGATAGTaagtgcctctcggtacgccgtgtatcagtgaactgagtaaaatattgaacaccatgctaataaacagaataaagttatgtatatacaataataaatgctttagctgaaattaagttactacttgatatgtgttttagccgaaacaaacaaactatgctcatcatatatgcagttagcttacattgtccccgaaaagtatgataagtaccttaaAAAAACAGGGGAATCCCTCAGATCTTAGAAGTTAAAGATTGcagagaaccacttgttcaacaaggaaaccagggagatgaacaagaaaccaccaacaaagaagtatccaTATGTTAGACAGGACCATTGgaatagctatatcgcttataggcagtctaaGAAGTgtaaggtaacttaataagtaaagaagtatacttagtttagtgtttggtcatgttTACATTTCTCgatacaatttattttatgaaggctatgagtgataAGAaaaaggcgaacatttcaaagaaaatgaCCGTCTTTTACGGTTctcgaggtggttatagattgctTAAGACGAAACTtttaagtacataattcttatagtattagactattaggtgttttagtcggatgttatatatgttcatagtaatcacacatattttgagaggatattaatgtgatgaatgaattgaatGTAAAGCTTcaaaaattcagtcgtcacgacgcttgagtggaaggtcacactcctaagaatggaaagacaaaaactgaatatgataaggatatCAAAGAGAAAATTATAAGTTCGacttaatatgtcactcctaccactggtgttcggagttatataattgtgagtttaaataaaatttatttgcttaatggttttttgtgtatatagaggatctgtgagaaggaggtagaggaagaaaaatggaagcctcaaggacgtgatgacattcttgctagggcaatcggcaaagcagagtaTCCAGGTCATGTGGGAGGGGTATCGACACATGTtagtatcactaagtattttgggaaaactactcgaaggacaatgagtggtaatgattccaagaaggtaatcataTAAATACTATATTTGattcaacataatttataactatatatgctaacattaatttctactacacaactACAGAAAATGGCCAGGTTGATGCTGAGAACGGTGGAAACTAGGGAAAGGCCATCATAAGAAGAGTTgcatatggttcaagaagtcataaaggaagtggaggaagaggaggaggtaataatatttatgtcttatatacaatATGTTATACGATTTGGAAAATCAGtgcgtgttatatggacaagtgttaatgtacagaaggaagccaaGGAGGACATGATAAGGGAGAAGGAtatggcaaaggagactgaggtgggagccgaggatcgatatcaggcagttgaagaggaagaggaagccaagagtgttttatgcacgactacggggtcgcaatgacgctaactagagtcaaaaccgacaccggaccaaaaactaactcaaaaattcaaatcccaactccaacaacgagtcaaaccgagtcaaacgcaaaaaacaaacatcataaagcttccatgttaagtatacccgatatacttgaatggtcaagtactacaatcatgccatccaaaacctaggatagaacaaatcatgatttcaattgcgtgatagtgacaagacacctcgaagatcCGCggaatggctcgcgcctcttcgagtagcctatacgtccacgtcgctcaaaacgcacacaacgaCTCAATCTTCCATAAAttcccctcaaatgccaccatttgaaggtacgcgagtgtccgccccctcatttctcccttaaaattctagactcgacttcttaagtcaaaaatcgacacgtgttttcgaacTACCAATcaaaaatacaagccttacacattgtttggtaccgtcatcgtgcattcaatcacttgaccgaccatttctaccaactacacaatcactaaactaaacaaaacactctttacattgcaaaaacggttttcaaccgagttttccggcctaacaagttgttacacttccgtcgatttctcatctcaaacctagcatgtaagtgtgaggtgtaataatcctcttctttcatgtattttatctatttttatgaccttaacatgctaaaacttgcataacatggtccaaaatatggatcgaatgagccaaaaccgagttttgaccggaaacagaaggccctagtcaccactaggtacctcgcgcctcaatggggtgtccaggtcagaactcaaatgtgtttgagttcattctttctaTTTTCATCTCATTTTACAACCcgtttttactatttcaaatcatttttaagATAAACGTTTCTAACCATAaatcattttcacccttggttccttatatcATGATGGTtgaatccgtgtttcggtgataatatttggttaatcacattaaaaaacgcattttaaaaccttttttattcatttctttacatttcaaaacaaacatattagtcatacatgcgtagtcatccttggttccacataccatgtcggtttaaacccgagtacgatgataaacattgaataattacaaacaaatgaacttaatacaattagttcataatcatttttcaaaactattcatgtcaagcttgcaaaaccgaactcgacatcgaatatcgtcaaataCAATGATGACTATTCGAGTCCCGTTCCTCacattaacacaaaagcggtctaaac from Silene latifolia isolate original U9 population chromosome 10, ASM4854445v1, whole genome shotgun sequence encodes:
- the LOC141608351 gene encoding uncharacterized protein LOC141608351, which codes for MQLALELVVRNLHISSDSLLIVNHVNDEFIARDSKMITYLKVAKELKHKFKTCKLKQIPRDQNVEVDTLATLGATFKPIELSSIPIAHMLEPSIQKADEIDGGELEDRQDELGVQTATEAGEDSQPTDQPPDQPATQADDRDWRTPYLEWLRYNKVSDDKKEVRGFKMKASRFILIDDILFRKSVAGPYLRCLDKQEAQTVLHGLHSGECGNHVGGRSLSNNCSQTTIALGPQT